The following proteins come from a genomic window of Flavobacterium eburneipallidum:
- the traM gene encoding conjugative transposon protein TraM → MDRLLNKFDGSWKALPLKVQYKYLLIFFLGYALLTMGMILKVVHDARKSNQGIIIEHIENPVIKKNESDTSLWDSLLMIKKTRQMKETENKKSVVFVTDGNSNETADVVLESKLNQVEKLKKSIIYALMGFVFLGCMYLIFKPSEDIKKIENIGLNDAIPQATDAGLEANKQKAYEQEMLEQKYQEKQNALTSLSDYWNEDNPRETVGADAEITDEDARKPVKSTNPALNSYRNAQSTVGSFYHNDPSETQQLRKQLDELKKELNHKDSEPINPVEAQLELMEKSYKMAAKYLPMNASSMEQSLPQSVSSSSSPKEKFVALAPSQKNSVSSLGRASTESAFLVNWSKNSPPDIDAAGQTKQAVQTRNSVRAIIQETQVITAESSVRIRLLEPAKTANLLIPQGTLLTANAKFQEGRLQLKISSLAINGTILPVDITVFGLDGQQGLVVPYSPERSALTEMAANMGQASGSSIMMTNSAGQQVAGDLSRGLVQGVSGYFSKKIKTPKITLKAGYQMFLVSKN, encoded by the coding sequence ATGGACCGTTTGTTAAACAAGTTTGATGGAAGTTGGAAAGCACTTCCTTTAAAAGTACAGTACAAATACCTCCTAATTTTTTTCTTGGGCTATGCACTACTAACCATGGGAATGATTCTAAAAGTCGTGCATGATGCAAGAAAATCTAATCAAGGAATAATCATCGAACACATTGAAAACCCTGTCATTAAAAAGAACGAATCCGATACATCGTTGTGGGATTCCTTATTAATGATTAAAAAAACAAGACAAATGAAAGAAACTGAAAACAAAAAGAGTGTCGTCTTTGTTACGGACGGCAACTCAAATGAAACTGCAGATGTAGTTCTGGAAAGTAAATTAAACCAAGTCGAGAAGCTTAAAAAATCCATCATATACGCATTGATGGGATTTGTATTCCTAGGCTGTATGTATCTCATATTTAAACCTTCCGAAGATATAAAAAAGATCGAAAACATAGGACTAAACGATGCCATTCCACAAGCTACCGATGCTGGATTGGAGGCTAACAAACAAAAAGCGTATGAACAAGAAATGTTGGAACAAAAGTATCAGGAAAAACAAAATGCCCTGACATCATTGTCCGACTATTGGAATGAAGACAACCCCAGGGAAACCGTCGGAGCGGATGCTGAAATTACGGATGAAGATGCTCGAAAACCAGTAAAGAGCACTAATCCAGCATTGAACAGCTATCGAAATGCACAAAGCACCGTAGGCTCTTTTTATCACAATGATCCTTCGGAGACACAGCAATTACGCAAACAACTGGATGAGCTAAAAAAGGAATTAAACCACAAGGACAGTGAACCCATTAATCCTGTGGAAGCTCAATTGGAATTAATGGAAAAATCGTACAAGATGGCTGCCAAATATCTTCCGATGAATGCTAGCTCAATGGAACAGTCACTACCACAATCCGTTTCTAGTTCTTCTTCTCCAAAAGAAAAATTTGTTGCGCTTGCTCCTAGCCAGAAAAATTCCGTTTCATCTTTAGGCAGAGCATCCACCGAGAGTGCCTTTTTGGTCAATTGGAGTAAAAATAGTCCCCCTGATATTGATGCTGCGGGGCAAACCAAACAAGCAGTGCAAACCAGAAACAGTGTTCGTGCCATCATACAAGAAACTCAGGTAATAACTGCGGAAAGCAGTGTTCGTATCCGTTTGTTGGAGCCAGCCAAAACAGCAAATCTTTTGATTCCACAAGGAACCCTACTGACGGCAAACGCCAAATTTCAAGAAGGACGCTTACAATTGAAAATTAGTTCGTTAGCAATAAACGGCACCATTTTGCCAGTTGACATTACGGTATTTGGATTGGATGGACAACAAGGTCTAGTTGTTCCCTACTCGCCCGAAAGGAGTGCTCTTACTGAAATGGCAGCCAACATGGGGCAAGCTTCTGGCAGTAGCATCATGATGACCAATTCTGCTGGACAACAAGTGGCTGGCGATCTGAGCCGAGGTCTTGTGCAGGGTGTTTCAGGATACTTTTCAAAAAAAATAAAAACTCCCAAAATAACATTGAAAGCGGGCTACCAGATGTTCCTTGTTTCAAAAAACTAA
- the traK gene encoding conjugative transposon protein TraK, with the protein MEFKTLRNIENSFQQIRLYAIVFAMLCLVVTGYTTWQSYHFAEQQRQKVYVLDNGKSLMLALAQDASINRPVEAREHIRRFHELFFTLAPDKDAIENNMKRAFNLADKSAFDYYKDLSEKGYYNRIISGNIQQRLEIDSMACDFETYPYTVKTYAKQFIIRSSNVTKRNLITSCYLVNSVRSDNNPQGFNVEKFVVIENRDIEVIER; encoded by the coding sequence ATGGAATTTAAAACATTAAGAAACATCGAAAATAGTTTCCAACAAATCAGGTTGTATGCCATTGTATTTGCAATGCTATGTCTAGTAGTGACGGGATACACCACATGGCAATCGTACCATTTTGCAGAGCAACAACGCCAAAAAGTATATGTCCTTGACAATGGCAAATCTTTAATGCTGGCTCTTGCACAAGATGCTTCCATCAACCGTCCTGTTGAAGCCCGGGAACACATACGACGTTTCCACGAACTTTTCTTTACGCTGGCACCAGACAAAGATGCCATAGAAAACAATATGAAAAGGGCGTTCAACCTCGCAGACAAGAGTGCCTTTGATTACTACAAAGACCTTTCTGAAAAAGGATATTATAACCGTATCATATCGGGTAACATACAACAACGACTTGAAATTGATAGTATGGCGTGCGACTTTGAGACCTATCCTTATACTGTGAAAACGTATGCCAAGCAGTTCATCATTCGCTCTAGTAATGTAACCAAACGTAATCTAATTACCTCTTGTTACCTCGTCAATTCTGTTCGTTCCGATAATAATCCACAGGGTTTTAATGTCGAAAAGTTTGTCGTCATAGAAAACAGGGATATAGAAGTCATTGAACGTTAA